One Pieris napi chromosome 24, ilPieNapi1.2, whole genome shotgun sequence DNA window includes the following coding sequences:
- the LOC125061947 gene encoding p53 and DNA damage-regulated protein 1: MDDQTKTLKYLVSVEKLADEILSDKREIVLLDKRRNQNREALRDLAKSEQKKCWVTVGSVLVKHNMESTKSLLEADQKQLDIDINTLRSNLKVKVNNLRDLEMQAPVPGLMLVPMSNRETEALSKSGLIH; the protein is encoded by the coding sequence ATGGATGATCAGACAAAAACTTTAAAGTATCTGGTATCAGTAGAAAAATTAGCGGATGAAATTTTAAGTGACAAACGTGAAATAGTATTATTGGATAAAAGGAGAAATCAAAACCGGGAAGCTTTGAGGGACCTGGCAAAATCCGAACAAAAGAAATGTTGGGTTACCGTTGGTTCTGTGCTTGTTAAACACAATATGGAGTCAACAAAATCATTGCTAGAAGCAGATCAGAAACAACTTGATATAGATATTAACACATTACGTAGTAATCTTAAAGTAAAAGTTAACAATTTAAGGGATTTGGAAATGCAAGCCCCTGTGCCTGGTCTAATGTTAGTTCCAATGTCAAACAGGGAAACTGAAGCTTTGTCTAAGAGTGGATTAATTCATTGA